A genome region from Crossiella equi includes the following:
- a CDS encoding S1 family peptidase, with amino-acid sequence MRLLVAVAALLLLAPLSAQAAEPLIIGGRLVSSAPWSAAVYRNGSFTCSGTIISPNWVLTAKHCVGSGLTVRVGNVQRAQGTPATVASYTSHTAADQSLLRLASPVQVSEYSRLADANPPSGSTNQIYGWGMTSQSAPPSPQLKVADVRQTSVCRDYYGGQALCTTRVTGNAWSGDSGGPQVYNGLQVGVASTADGRSTQQYSSVPAVRSWIRQVSGV; translated from the coding sequence ATGCGACTGCTCGTGGCCGTGGCCGCGTTGCTCCTGCTGGCCCCACTGTCCGCCCAAGCCGCCGAACCCCTGATCATCGGCGGCCGGCTCGTCTCCTCGGCCCCGTGGTCGGCCGCGGTGTACCGCAACGGCTCCTTCACCTGCTCCGGCACGATCATCAGCCCGAACTGGGTCCTCACCGCCAAGCACTGCGTCGGCAGCGGCCTGACCGTGCGCGTGGGCAACGTGCAGCGCGCCCAGGGCACCCCGGCCACGGTCGCGAGCTACACCTCGCACACCGCCGCCGACCAGTCCCTGCTGCGCCTGGCCAGCCCGGTGCAGGTCAGCGAGTACAGCAGGCTGGCCGACGCCAACCCGCCCTCGGGCAGCACCAACCAGATCTACGGCTGGGGCATGACCAGCCAGAGCGCCCCGCCCTCCCCGCAGCTCAAGGTCGCCGACGTGCGCCAGACCTCGGTCTGCCGCGACTACTACGGCGGCCAGGCCCTGTGCACCACCCGCGTCACCGGCAACGCCTGGTCCGGGGACTCCGGCGGGCCGCAGGTGTACAACGGCCTGCAGGTCGGCGTGGCCTCGACCGCGGACGGGCGGAGCACCCAGCAGTACAGCAGCGTGCCCGCGGTCCGGAGCTGGATCCGCCAGGTCTCGGGGGTGTGA
- a CDS encoding glycoside hydrolase family 15 protein: MADQEIAVTGGPGPIEDYALLSDLRTAALVSRTGSVDWLCLPRFDSPSCFARLLGDEQAGHWQIAPTGPVEHIHRSYRDTSLVLETEFHTADGVVRLVDSMPPHEKNMNDQPALVRVLEGVSGEVEVRLRWIIRFAYGDSIPWVRRTEAHGSECIVAVAGPHTVVLRGDRLPYRVASGERAHEAVFTIAAGQKLSWIMQWSASHEEIAAPLDPDQETRDSEDFWREWATGIRYDGPHAEAVHRSLATLKALTYAPTGGMVAAPTTSLPETLGGERNWDYRYCWLRDATFTLLALDNFGCSNEALAWRNWLLRAVAGDPGDVQIMYGIDGERHLVEWQADWLPGYQDAKPVRIGNAAFRQLQLDVYGEVMDALHLARERGLGETAESWALQRGMMRHLEGLWQQPDSGLWEVRGPDRHFTHSRVMVWVAFDRAVRAVEQHDLPGPVARWRALRDAVHAEVLAKGWNAELNSFTQYYGGTELDAATLLIPAVGFLPGEDERVRGTIRAVERELKNGDLVDRYSTDAGKSDVDGLHGREGSFLACSFWFVDALALSGRRNEAASMFDRLVALTNDVGLLAEEYDASHGRFTGNFPQAFSHLALVNSAAVLYGGYTREARDRTEGSGEHIR, encoded by the coding sequence GTGGCCGATCAAGAGATAGCCGTCACCGGCGGTCCCGGTCCCATCGAGGACTACGCCCTGCTGTCCGACCTGCGTACCGCCGCACTCGTCAGCCGGACCGGATCGGTCGACTGGCTCTGCCTGCCCCGGTTCGACTCCCCGTCCTGCTTCGCCCGCCTGCTCGGCGACGAGCAGGCCGGGCACTGGCAGATCGCCCCGACCGGACCGGTCGAGCACATCCACCGGTCCTACCGGGACACCTCCCTCGTGCTCGAGACCGAGTTCCACACCGCGGACGGGGTCGTCCGGCTGGTGGACTCGATGCCGCCGCACGAGAAGAACATGAACGACCAGCCCGCGCTGGTCCGCGTGCTGGAGGGCGTCTCCGGCGAGGTCGAGGTGCGGCTGCGCTGGATCATCCGCTTCGCCTACGGCGACTCGATCCCGTGGGTGCGGCGCACCGAGGCGCACGGCAGCGAGTGCATCGTGGCCGTGGCCGGTCCGCACACCGTGGTGCTGCGCGGTGACCGGCTGCCCTACCGCGTGGCCTCCGGCGAACGCGCGCACGAGGCGGTGTTCACCATCGCGGCCGGGCAGAAGCTGAGCTGGATCATGCAGTGGTCGGCCTCGCACGAGGAGATCGCCGCGCCGCTGGACCCGGACCAGGAGACGCGGGACAGCGAGGACTTCTGGCGCGAGTGGGCCACCGGCATCCGCTACGACGGCCCGCACGCCGAGGCCGTGCACCGCTCGCTGGCCACGCTCAAGGCGCTCACCTACGCGCCCACCGGCGGCATGGTCGCCGCGCCCACCACCTCGCTGCCGGAAACCCTTGGCGGGGAACGGAACTGGGACTACCGGTACTGCTGGCTGCGCGACGCGACGTTCACCCTGCTCGCGCTGGACAACTTCGGCTGCTCCAACGAGGCGCTGGCCTGGCGGAACTGGCTGCTGCGCGCGGTCGCGGGCGACCCCGGGGACGTGCAGATCATGTACGGCATCGACGGCGAACGGCACCTGGTGGAGTGGCAGGCGGACTGGCTGCCCGGCTACCAGGACGCCAAGCCGGTGCGCATCGGCAACGCCGCGTTCCGGCAGCTCCAGCTGGACGTCTACGGCGAGGTGATGGACGCCCTGCACCTGGCTCGCGAGCGCGGGCTCGGCGAGACCGCGGAGTCCTGGGCGTTGCAGCGCGGCATGATGCGGCACCTGGAGGGCCTGTGGCAGCAGCCGGACTCCGGGCTGTGGGAGGTGCGCGGGCCGGACCGGCACTTCACGCACTCGCGGGTGATGGTGTGGGTGGCCTTCGACCGGGCGGTGCGCGCGGTGGAGCAGCACGACCTGCCCGGGCCGGTGGCGCGCTGGCGGGCGCTGCGCGACGCGGTGCACGCCGAGGTGCTGGCCAAGGGCTGGAACGCGGAGCTGAACTCCTTCACCCAGTACTACGGCGGCACCGAGCTGGACGCGGCCACGCTGCTGATCCCGGCGGTGGGCTTCCTGCCCGGTGAGGACGAGCGGGTCCGCGGCACGATCCGGGCCGTCGAGCGCGAGCTGAAGAACGGCGATCTCGTCGACCGGTACAGCACGGACGCGGGCAAGTCCGATGTGGACGGTCTGCACGGCCGCGAGGGCTCGTTCCTGGCCTGCTCGTTCTGGTTCGTGGACGCGCTCGCGCTGTCCGGGCGGCGCAACGAGGCCGCCTCCATGTTCGACCGGCTGGTGGCGCTGACGAACGACGTCGGCCTGCTCGCCGAGGAGTACGACGCCTCGCACGGCCGGTTCACCGGCAACTTCCCGCAGGCGTTCAGCCACCTCGCGCTCGTCAACAGCGCGGCGGTCCTCTACGGCGGGTACACCCGCGAGGCACGGGACCGCACCGAAGGGTCAGGAGAGCACATCAGATGA
- a CDS encoding glycoside hydrolase family 2 protein, protein MRLPPLVLGITLALCTSLTPAVAEPEASPGLAATPGEVVVPDWRLQTSAKAGLDGSALSSPRHGDRGWLRVPARSTVLAGLITNGRYPDLNYSTNLRDSVDLADFAVPWWYRREFLAFPKPGQHTVLRLNGGVISRGELWLNGVRLGETTGAYPRGEFDLTGLLRPGVNALAVKALPADPFRDFTVSFLDWSPPAPDNNMGIWRDISLVTSGAVSVSEPRAVTTLDTGTLASAALTAKALVRNHSDQPRRTEVTATTELGTLRQAVELGPRESRLVAFPAQPVARPRVWWPAQFGDQPLYRLTVAAEGSSASTDFGFRDVRSELTPQGHRRFLVNGKPFLVRGGGWASDLFLRPRPGRLEQELRHVRDLGVNTLRLEGKQEDHELLALADRLGIMLLPGWECCTKWEKYSTWTEEDHRTAGASTSAEALRLANHPSVLGFFIGSDNAATERVERTYLDALHAADFTAPVLPSAAAKSTPQLGRSGMKMDGPYWWVPPNYWYQDKLGGAAGFASEVGSGPMIPEEESLRRFLSPQELEDLWRHPAKPQYHLAKKEVFATLSLFSQALAKRYGQPKDLADFLRKAQLANYESNRAQFEAYGRDFADPANPSTGVVYWMINNAWPTLYWHLWDHGLNAAGSYFGAKKALRPLHVQYSYDDRSVVLANTGLTEAPGLRVRATAFALDGTVLSEQATTATAAANSSSRVLTLPAPDQRTYLVRLLLERDDQEIGRNVYWLSSGQDVLDFPRSTWWHTPVTGSADLTGLQDLPQATVEHSEQRVPGGIRVHLRNTSGTVALHVRVTAEGTRGPVRWSDNYVTLWPGESTTLSGELDGAPSRVRVSGFNVS, encoded by the coding sequence ACCTCGCTGACGCCCGCCGTGGCCGAGCCGGAGGCGAGCCCCGGCCTGGCGGCGACGCCGGGTGAGGTGGTCGTGCCGGACTGGCGGTTGCAGACCTCGGCCAAGGCCGGGCTGGACGGCTCCGCGCTGTCCAGCCCCCGCCACGGTGACCGCGGCTGGCTGCGCGTACCCGCCCGGTCCACCGTGCTGGCCGGGCTGATCACCAACGGGCGCTACCCCGACCTGAACTACTCGACCAACCTCCGCGACTCGGTCGACCTGGCCGACTTCGCCGTGCCCTGGTGGTACCGGCGCGAGTTCCTGGCCTTCCCGAAGCCCGGCCAGCACACCGTGCTGCGGCTCAACGGCGGGGTCATCTCCCGGGGCGAGCTGTGGCTCAACGGCGTGCGCCTGGGCGAGACCACCGGGGCGTACCCGCGCGGGGAGTTCGACCTGACCGGGCTGCTGCGGCCCGGGGTGAACGCGCTCGCGGTCAAGGCCCTGCCCGCCGACCCGTTCCGCGACTTCACGGTGAGCTTCCTGGACTGGAGCCCGCCCGCGCCGGACAACAACATGGGTATCTGGCGGGATATCAGCCTGGTGACGTCCGGCGCGGTGTCGGTGAGCGAGCCCAGGGCGGTGACCACACTGGACACCGGCACGCTCGCCTCGGCGGCGCTGACCGCGAAGGCGCTGGTCCGCAACCACTCCGACCAGCCCCGGCGCACCGAGGTCACCGCCACCACCGAGCTGGGGACGCTCCGCCAGGCGGTGGAGCTGGGGCCACGGGAGTCGCGGCTCGTGGCCTTCCCCGCCCAGCCCGTGGCCCGGCCCCGGGTGTGGTGGCCCGCGCAGTTCGGCGACCAGCCGCTCTACCGGCTGACCGTGGCCGCCGAGGGCTCGTCCGCCAGCACGGACTTCGGTTTCCGGGACGTGCGCTCCGAGCTGACCCCGCAGGGCCACCGGCGGTTCCTGGTCAACGGCAAGCCGTTCCTGGTCCGGGGCGGCGGCTGGGCCTCCGACCTGTTCCTGCGCCCGCGGCCCGGACGGCTCGAACAGGAGCTGCGGCACGTGCGCGACCTGGGCGTGAACACCCTGCGCCTGGAGGGCAAGCAGGAGGACCACGAGCTGCTCGCGCTCGCCGACCGGCTGGGCATCATGCTGCTGCCGGGCTGGGAGTGCTGCACGAAGTGGGAGAAGTACAGCACCTGGACCGAGGAGGACCACCGCACCGCGGGCGCCTCCACCTCGGCCGAGGCGCTGCGGCTGGCCAACCACCCGAGCGTCCTCGGCTTCTTCATCGGCAGTGACAACGCCGCCACCGAACGCGTCGAGCGCACCTACCTGGACGCGCTGCACGCCGCCGACTTCACCGCGCCGGTGCTGCCCTCCGCTGCCGCGAAGAGCACACCCCAGCTGGGCCGGTCCGGGATGAAGATGGACGGTCCGTACTGGTGGGTGCCGCCGAACTACTGGTACCAGGACAAGCTGGGCGGCGCGGCGGGCTTCGCCTCCGAGGTGGGCAGCGGCCCGATGATCCCCGAGGAGGAGAGCCTGCGCCGGTTCCTGTCCCCGCAGGAGCTGGAGGACCTGTGGCGCCACCCGGCCAAGCCGCAGTACCACCTGGCCAAGAAGGAGGTCTTCGCCACGCTGAGCCTGTTCTCCCAGGCCCTGGCCAAGCGGTACGGCCAGCCGAAGGACCTCGCCGACTTCCTGCGCAAGGCCCAGCTGGCCAACTACGAGTCCAACCGCGCCCAGTTCGAGGCCTACGGCCGGGACTTCGCCGATCCGGCCAACCCGTCCACCGGGGTGGTCTACTGGATGATCAACAACGCTTGGCCGACCCTGTACTGGCACCTGTGGGACCACGGCCTGAACGCGGCGGGCTCCTACTTCGGCGCGAAGAAGGCCCTGCGCCCGCTGCACGTGCAGTACTCCTACGACGACCGCTCGGTGGTGCTGGCCAACACCGGCCTGACCGAGGCCCCGGGCCTGCGCGTGCGGGCCACCGCGTTCGCGCTGGACGGCACCGTGCTCTCCGAGCAGGCCACCACCGCCACCGCCGCGGCGAACTCCTCGTCCCGGGTGCTCACGCTGCCCGCGCCCGACCAGCGCACCTACCTGGTACGGCTGCTCCTGGAACGCGACGACCAGGAGATCGGGCGCAACGTCTACTGGCTCTCCTCCGGCCAGGACGTGCTGGACTTCCCCAGGTCCACCTGGTGGCACACCCCGGTCACCGGCTCCGCCGACCTCACCGGCCTCCAGGACCTGCCCCAGGCCACCGTCGAGCACTCCGAGCAGCGCGTACCCGGCGGCATCCGGGTCCACCTGCGCAACACCTCCGGCACCGTGGCCTTGCACGTCCGGGTCACCGCGGAGGGCACCCGCGGCCCCGTTCGGTGGTCGGACAACTACGTCACGCTGTGGCCGGGCGAGTCCACCACCCTGTCCGGGGAGCTCGACGGGGCACCAAGTCGGGTCCGTGTGAGCGGGTTCAACGTGTCCTGA
- a CDS encoding glucose 1-dehydrogenase → MKAAVGVPGKPELAAVRELADPVAGPGELLVQGLSTGVCGTDLEVIHGLYGELPPGRDEMVFFHESLGRVLSAPPDSGFTAGDLVVGIVRRPDPEPCGACADGQWDFCRNGLYTERGIKALDGYGAQRWTVETDFAVRLDPALGELGVLTEPTSVVAKVWDQIERVGLRGYFRPRTALVTGAGPIGLLAALLGVQRGLDVHVVDRVAEGPKPDLVFGLGAWYHSSLEEITFQPDVVIEATGAPEVVFDVLRRTSRNSITVLTGLSGTEADLPLPGGTINDSLVLRNGVVVGSVNGNLRHYRRAAAALADSDREWLAQLITRRVPLDRWTEVLTRRPDDVKVVVDLS, encoded by the coding sequence ATGAAGGCCGCTGTCGGAGTACCGGGCAAGCCCGAGCTGGCCGCCGTGCGCGAGCTGGCCGACCCGGTGGCGGGCCCGGGCGAGCTGCTGGTGCAGGGCCTGTCCACGGGCGTGTGCGGCACCGACCTCGAGGTGATCCACGGCCTGTACGGCGAGCTGCCGCCGGGCCGGGACGAGATGGTGTTCTTCCACGAGTCCCTGGGCCGCGTGCTGAGCGCCCCGCCGGACAGCGGGTTCACCGCGGGCGACCTGGTGGTGGGCATCGTGCGCCGCCCGGACCCGGAGCCCTGCGGCGCGTGCGCGGACGGCCAGTGGGACTTCTGCCGCAACGGCCTCTACACCGAGCGCGGCATCAAGGCCCTGGACGGCTACGGCGCCCAGCGCTGGACGGTGGAGACCGACTTCGCGGTCCGCCTGGACCCGGCCCTGGGCGAGCTGGGCGTGCTCACCGAACCGACCTCGGTGGTGGCCAAGGTCTGGGACCAGATCGAGCGCGTCGGCCTGCGCGGCTACTTCCGCCCGCGCACCGCCCTGGTCACCGGCGCGGGCCCGATCGGCCTGCTGGCGGCCCTGCTGGGCGTGCAGCGGGGCCTGGACGTGCATGTGGTGGACCGGGTGGCGGAGGGCCCGAAGCCGGACCTGGTCTTCGGCCTGGGCGCCTGGTACCACTCCAGCCTGGAGGAGATCACCTTCCAGCCGGACGTGGTCATCGAGGCCACCGGGGCACCGGAGGTGGTCTTCGACGTGCTGCGCCGCACCTCCCGCAACTCCATCACCGTGCTCACCGGCCTGTCCGGCACCGAGGCGGACCTGCCCCTGCCGGGCGGCACGATCAACGACAGCCTGGTGCTGCGCAACGGCGTGGTGGTGGGCAGCGTGAACGGCAACCTCCGCCACTACCGCCGGGCCGCCGCCGCCCTGGCCGACAGCGACCGCGAGTGGCTGGCCCAGCTGATCACCCGCCGGGTGCCGCTGGACCGCTGGACCGAGGTGCTGACCCGTCGGCCGGACGACGTGAAGGTCGTGGTGGACCTGTCCTGA
- a CDS encoding LuxR family transcriptional regulator — protein MPHRAEILRLAEDNLAAGPVLVHAPPGFGRTSLLAELRTRLAQHGHVLHAAPAEADADVPFQTLADLLDGLPEPVWARLPGPQRTALAQAVRRDHPGPPDRLALRLGLLALLRVLGEVNPVLVLLDDVQWVDPDSADLLAFAARRTGHSAHFVAAERVARGVPGATWLGAVRCLTLDPLSREEATNLLRGQGNPAESAALHEACGGHPGLLVALGRGGGELTEEVRAVLRAQLAGLDRDALLRVALAGRITLARLLATGLAEAPVAAAVSAGVLCRHPDGALAFRLPLAAELVRTEATSERLRAAHQDLAPVTDDPVDRARHLAHAHPEAEEDLAGTLTQAAGSARQRGLPSVAAELGVLAAERTPAGRPKAVLTRQLAAAGDALAAGQHELARTLGTAVLDSPHSTRAQRVGACLVLVDAARHAVPATEPLFRRALAEAGADAALAAPVRLRRAVHAAIGGDYRAAARGLERAVVLAKTARAPATEVYARSSLALCQVLLGDPAAEATLAAAQRTRVPEPAALHGGPGWTAARLHLFADRLPAARFELRQLFEQAEERGEHGEVVAMTWSAVEVLLAEGRCGSALRRAGLALRTAGGDLGPVRYAAALAEAVGGDPARAEELAVAGLATAERDGDVAFTLRNLHALGLARLAAGQAAEAAEPLRRAVALEARMAVADPAVFGVRADLAEALLAVGAQAEAAEVLAHAVEQADRLGRRGVLATLSRAEGIRLLAAQQTDRAVRALEAACAEQLELAQPVQHGRSLLWLGIAERRRRRRAAARDALRLAHQTFTDAGAHPWAARTLAVLGEDSTPEGALTGLEHRIARLVAGGATNREVAARLNVSGKTVEGALTRVYRKLAVRSRTELAARLPDPAHRTRG, from the coding sequence GTGCCCCACCGCGCGGAGATCCTCCGGTTGGCCGAGGACAACCTGGCCGCCGGGCCGGTGCTCGTGCACGCCCCGCCCGGCTTCGGCCGGACCAGCCTGCTCGCCGAGCTGCGCACCCGGCTGGCGCAACACGGCCACGTGTTGCACGCCGCACCCGCCGAGGCCGACGCCGACGTGCCGTTCCAGACCCTGGCCGACCTGCTGGACGGCCTGCCCGAACCGGTGTGGGCGCGGCTGCCCGGACCGCAGCGGACGGCGCTGGCCCAGGCCGTGCGCCGCGACCACCCCGGGCCGCCGGACCGGCTCGCGCTGCGCCTGGGGCTGCTCGCGCTGCTGCGGGTGCTGGGTGAGGTGAACCCGGTGCTGGTGCTGCTCGACGACGTGCAGTGGGTGGACCCCGACAGCGCGGACCTGCTCGCCTTCGCCGCCCGCCGCACCGGGCACAGCGCGCACTTCGTGGCCGCCGAACGCGTGGCCCGGGGCGTGCCGGGCGCCACCTGGCTGGGCGCGGTGCGCTGCCTCACGCTGGACCCGCTCTCCCGCGAGGAGGCGACAAACCTGTTGCGCGGTCAAGGAAATCCGGCCGAGTCGGCGGCGCTGCACGAGGCCTGCGGCGGGCACCCGGGACTGCTCGTCGCGCTGGGCCGCGGCGGCGGCGAGCTCACCGAGGAGGTGCGCGCGGTGCTGCGCGCACAGCTCGCCGGGCTCGACCGCGACGCGCTGCTGCGGGTGGCGCTGGCCGGGCGGATCACCCTGGCCCGCCTGCTCGCCACCGGACTGGCCGAGGCCCCGGTCGCGGCCGCGGTCTCCGCCGGGGTGCTGTGCAGGCACCCGGACGGCGCGCTGGCCTTCCGCCTGCCCCTGGCCGCCGAGCTGGTGCGCACCGAGGCCACCAGCGAGCGGCTCCGGGCCGCGCACCAGGACCTCGCCCCGGTCACCGACGACCCGGTGGACCGGGCCCGTCACCTCGCGCACGCGCACCCGGAGGCCGAGGAGGACCTGGCAGGCACGCTCACCCAGGCCGCGGGCTCGGCGCGGCAGCGCGGCCTGCCCTCGGTGGCCGCCGAGCTCGGGGTGCTCGCGGCCGAACGCACCCCGGCCGGACGGCCCAAGGCCGTGCTCACCCGGCAGCTCGCCGCCGCGGGCGACGCCCTCGCGGCCGGGCAGCACGAGCTGGCCCGCACGCTCGGCACGGCCGTGCTGGACTCCCCGCACAGCACCCGCGCGCAACGGGTCGGCGCCTGCCTGGTGCTGGTGGACGCCGCCCGGCACGCGGTGCCCGCCACCGAACCGCTGTTCCGCCGCGCCCTGGCCGAGGCGGGTGCGGACGCGGCGCTCGCGGCCCCGGTCCGGCTGCGGCGTGCGGTGCACGCGGCCATCGGCGGTGACTACCGGGCGGCCGCGCGCGGCCTGGAACGCGCGGTGGTGCTGGCGAAGACGGCACGGGCCCCGGCCACCGAGGTCTACGCGCGCAGCTCGCTCGCGCTGTGCCAGGTGCTGCTCGGCGACCCGGCGGCGGAGGCGACCCTGGCCGCCGCGCAGCGCACCCGGGTACCGGAACCGGCGGCGCTGCACGGCGGGCCGGGCTGGACCGCCGCCCGGCTGCACCTGTTCGCCGACCGCCTGCCCGCCGCGCGGTTCGAGCTGCGCCAGCTGTTCGAGCAGGCCGAGGAACGCGGTGAGCACGGCGAGGTCGTCGCGATGACGTGGAGCGCGGTGGAGGTGCTGCTGGCCGAGGGCCGTTGCGGTTCGGCGCTGCGCCGGGCCGGGCTGGCCCTGCGCACGGCGGGCGGTGACCTCGGCCCGGTCCGGTACGCGGCCGCGCTGGCCGAGGCGGTCGGCGGCGACCCGGCGCGGGCCGAGGAGCTGGCGGTGGCCGGGCTGGCCACCGCCGAGCGGGACGGCGACGTCGCCTTCACCCTGCGCAACCTGCACGCACTGGGCCTGGCCCGGCTGGCCGCGGGGCAGGCGGCCGAGGCGGCGGAGCCGTTGCGGCGCGCGGTGGCGCTGGAGGCGCGCATGGCGGTGGCCGACCCGGCGGTGTTCGGGGTGCGCGCGGACCTGGCCGAGGCGCTGCTCGCGGTGGGTGCCCAGGCCGAGGCGGCGGAGGTGCTGGCGCACGCGGTCGAGCAGGCCGACCGCCTGGGCCGCCGGGGCGTGCTGGCCACGCTGTCCCGCGCCGAGGGCATCCGGCTGCTCGCCGCCCAGCAGACCGACCGCGCGGTGCGGGCCCTGGAGGCGGCGTGCGCGGAACAGCTCGAGCTGGCCCAGCCGGTGCAGCACGGCCGCAGCCTGCTCTGGCTGGGCATCGCCGAACGCCGCCGCAGGCGCCGGGCCGCCGCCCGGGACGCGCTCCGCCTGGCACACCAGACCTTCACCGACGCGGGCGCCCACCCGTGGGCCGCGCGCACCCTGGCCGTGCTCGGCGAGGACAGCACCCCGGAGGGCGCTCTGACCGGCCTGGAGCACCGGATCGCCCGCCTGGTCGCGGGCGGCGCGACCAACCGCGAGGTCGCCGCCCGGCTCAACGTGAGCGGGAAGACCGTGGAGGGCGCGCTGACCCGGGTCTACCGCAAGCTCGCCGTCCGCTCCCGCACCGAGCTGGCCGCCCGCCTCCCGGACCCCGCACACCGGACGAGGGGGTGA